The Candidatus Baltobacteraceae bacterium genome contains a region encoding:
- a CDS encoding glycoside hydrolase family 125 protein: MIERWMRACALLCAVLAATLPLRANSLELQSIARAAADYNSPNAHLAEMFRAALLDTGKLAEYAPDGTAYIKTGDIPAEWLRDASAQARPYLFFAKDDPDTRKLLRAIIARMVKYIQIDPYANAFTLDYRVWEEKFELDSLAYPVTLSWSYWKTTGDESIFTPDFQKALDAILATMQREQDHPRDSRYTHKELPNDGKGNPVGYTGMIWTGFRPSDDACYYNFLIPSEMFAVVALGDMAEIERSVYHNVIKANEAISLRDEVQRGIQTYGLVLVPKYGYIYAYEVDGLGHAILTDDANIPSLLSAPYIGYTTPNDRYYQNTRRFLLSSDNPSFYQGEVARGIGSFHTPDHWIWPLALIMEGLTATTSSEKQDVLTQLLASDPGDHLLHESFDPDDPKRFTREDFGWPNALFSEFVLTQFQGQPEIPMGDTSDLEFRSE; the protein is encoded by the coding sequence GTGATTGAACGCTGGATGCGCGCGTGCGCACTGCTATGTGCCGTGCTTGCAGCGACACTGCCGTTGCGCGCCAATTCCCTCGAGTTACAGTCGATTGCGCGCGCTGCCGCGGACTACAATAGTCCCAACGCCCATCTGGCAGAGATGTTTCGCGCGGCGCTGCTCGACACCGGTAAGCTCGCGGAGTACGCCCCCGACGGGACGGCCTACATCAAGACCGGCGACATTCCCGCCGAGTGGCTGCGTGATGCGAGCGCTCAGGCACGTCCGTATCTATTCTTTGCCAAGGACGATCCCGATACGCGTAAGCTGCTGCGTGCAATTATCGCGCGAATGGTGAAATACATCCAAATCGACCCATACGCCAACGCGTTCACGCTCGATTACCGGGTTTGGGAAGAAAAATTCGAACTGGATTCGCTCGCCTATCCGGTCACGCTTTCTTGGAGCTACTGGAAAACGACCGGGGACGAATCGATTTTCACGCCTGATTTTCAAAAAGCGCTCGACGCGATCTTGGCGACGATGCAACGCGAACAGGATCACCCGCGCGATTCACGCTACACGCACAAAGAGCTCCCCAACGACGGGAAAGGGAACCCGGTCGGCTACACGGGGATGATCTGGACCGGCTTTCGTCCCTCCGACGACGCCTGCTACTACAACTTTCTGATTCCCTCGGAGATGTTCGCCGTGGTTGCGCTCGGCGACATGGCCGAGATCGAACGCTCGGTTTATCACAACGTGATCAAGGCCAACGAAGCGATCTCGCTGCGCGACGAAGTGCAGCGCGGAATTCAAACCTACGGCCTGGTACTCGTGCCGAAGTACGGATACATCTATGCTTATGAGGTCGATGGTCTCGGGCACGCGATTCTCACCGACGACGCAAATATTCCAAGCTTGCTCTCTGCGCCGTACATCGGGTATACGACGCCGAACGACCGCTACTACCAGAACACGCGGCGCTTCCTGCTTTCATCCGACAATCCGTCGTTCTATCAGGGCGAGGTCGCGCGCGGTATCGGCAGCTTCCATACGCCGGACCACTGGATCTGGCCGTTGGCGCTGATCATGGAGGGCCTCACCGCGACCACCAGCAGCGAAAAGCAGGACGTGCTCACGCAGTTGCTCGCCAGCGATCCCGGCGATCATCTCCTGCACGAGTCCTTCGATCCCGATGATCCCAAGCGTTTTACACGCGAGGATTTCGGCTGGCCGAACGCACTCTTCTCCGAATTCGTGCTCACGCAATTTCAGGGCCAACCGGAAATCCCCATGGGCGACACCAGCGACCTAGAATTCCGCTCTGAATGA